In a genomic window of Sorghum bicolor mitochondrion, complete genome:
- the ccmB gene encoding cytochrome c biogenesis B codes for MRRLFLEQFHKQIFPSTPITSFFLFLSYIVVTPLMIGFEKDFSCHSHLGSIRISLLFPFPPEPFPRNDKESGTLELYYLSAYCLPKILLLQLVGHRVIQISRVFCAFPMLQLPYQFDRSGMDRLNILLGSPVLTLLCGIHSRSALGVTSSSGWNSSQNPTTSPTLLPPTVSRTSIETEGFHVLSSIGYSSPFVSLYPISVSISSQD; via the coding sequence ATGAGACGACTCTTTCTTGAACAATTTCATAAGCAGATCTTCCCCTCCACACCAATCACGAGTTTTTTTTTATTCCTCTCGTATATCGTCGTCACGCCCTTAATGATAGGTTTTGAAAAAGATTTTTCATGTCATTCCCATTTAGGTTCGATTCGGATCTCTCTGTTGTTTCCCTTTCCTCCCGAACCTTTTCCTCGAAATGATAAAGAATCTGGTACACTCGAATTGTATTATTTAAGTGCTTATTGCTTGCCAAAAATCCTACTTCTACAATTGGTAGGTCACCGGGTTATTCAAATAAGTCGTGTTTTCTGTGCTTTTCCCATGTTACAACTTCCGTACCAATTCGATCGATCCGGAATGGATCGGTTAAACATTCTATTAGGGAGCCCGGTCTTGACTCTTCTGTGTGGTATTCATTCTCGTTCGGCTCTTGGAGTCACATCCAGCAGTGGTTGGAACAGCTCGCAAAATCCAACCACTTCACCTACTTTATTGCCCCCAACCGTTTCCCGTACCTCTATAGAAACAGAAGGGTTTCATGTTCTTTCATCGATTGGGTATTCCTCTCCTTTTGTATCTCTTTATCCAATTTCGGTCTCGATTAGTTCACAAGATTGA